From the Actinomadura luzonensis genome, the window CGTCGAGGACGGGACCGGCTCCAAGGACGGCGACGCCGTGGACGTCGTCAGCGGCGCCGACGGCCGCGACCCCGACTGAGCGTCCCGGCAGGGGTCACTTGCGCGGCCCCATCAGGTCCGCCAGCGCCGGCGGCACCCACCGCTTGGCGACCTGGCGGAAGCTGCTCTTCCACTCCTCGCCCGGCCGCTGCTTGAACTTGGTGTCGTGCTCGTCGAGGACTTCCTCGGCCGGGCGCCCGTTGGTGTAGTAGTACAGCGCCATCGAGCGCCGCGCCCGGTCCTCGGGGCAGGTCAGCGGCTCGGGGTGGCCGTGGTTGGCGTCGTCGGTGGTGGCGAAGAGCACGAACCGGTTGAACACCGGCAGGATCTTGTGCTCGCAGCGGCTCATGTCCTTGTTCCAGAGCTGCAGGTGCCCGCCGTAGGACTCCTCCCAGTCCTTGTTGAGGTAGAGCAGGCCGTTGAGCCGGCGGTCCAGGTTGAGCCTGCGGTGGCGGTTGAAGTCGACGTGCACCTTCAGGTAGCCGCCGGGCTTGATCTGGTGCAGGCCGCCGCCGTCGTAGTGCGGGTCGGAGACCAGGTGCTCGATGCCGGTGAGCCGTTCGAGGAAGTCGATGAAGACCTGGCCGTTGAACTCCGCCAGCAGGTTCCTGGTCGCGGGGCCCATACGCTCGGTGTCGGCGAGGGCGAGCTTGATCTCGCGGGCGTTGTCGAACCGCTGCCACTCGGCGTCCCGCGGCTCCGGGAACTCGGCGAGCACCGGCTCCAGGACCTCGGGGGGCAGGAAGTCGTCGATGACGACGTGCCGGAACGGGCTCGCCTTGAGGAAGGACTCCCGCAGGCTGTCCGCCAGCGGGAGGAGATTGTCACGTTTGAAGGTGAATTCCGGAAAAGGCATTGCTGCTCCCCACCCTACGGAATTGGCGTGAATTCCCCGGGATGACATCGGGATATACCGTGATCTCGTTACGTGTTCACCGGTAACGCCGCATACGTCCGACGCCGATGACCGTATCGAGGGCTCGGGTCGTCCGGCTCGGGGGAGAGGGAGACGCCGTGGACTTCTGGGGGACGGTCCTGGTGGTGTTCCGGCGCTGGTACGTCACCGTGCCCGCGTTCCTGCTGGCACTGGGCGCGTCGTTCGCCGTCTACCGCACGGTCCCGACCGTCTACCAGTCGAACGCGGTGCTCGTGCTCACCATCCCGGTGACGGGCGGGAGCGTTCCAAGCAACCCCGACTACCCGAACCCCCGCACGAACCCGCTGCTGAACTACAACGGCTCGCTCAACGTCGCCGCCTCGATCCTGCTCCAGGCGCTCAGCGCGCCGGAGACCGCGGCCCGGCTGGGCGCGCCGCCGGGCGGGCAAACCACGTACGTCGTCCACAACGGCAGCCCCAACCCGGAGCTGCTGGCCAGCGGCCCGTTCGTGATCATCGCCGCGAAGTCGCCGTCCGCCGAGACGGCCCACACGCTGGTCACCCGGCTCGTCGAGCAGGCGCGGGCCGAGCTGGCCGCCCGCCAGAGCATGCTGGGAGCCCCGGTGAGCACGTACATCCAGCTCACCCCGATGGTGCCGCCGACCGCGCCGCAGGAGCAGCGCGGCGGCAAGAGCAGGACGGCGATGGCGGTGCTGGCGCTCGGCCTGTTCGCCGCCCTGACCGCCG encodes:
- a CDS encoding 2OG-Fe(II) oxygenase, producing MPFPEFTFKRDNLLPLADSLRESFLKASPFRHVVIDDFLPPEVLEPVLAEFPEPRDAEWQRFDNAREIKLALADTERMGPATRNLLAEFNGQVFIDFLERLTGIEHLVSDPHYDGGGLHQIKPGGYLKVHVDFNRHRRLNLDRRLNGLLYLNKDWEESYGGHLQLWNKDMSRCEHKILPVFNRFVLFATTDDANHGHPEPLTCPEDRARRSMALYYYTNGRPAEEVLDEHDTKFKQRPGEEWKSSFRQVAKRWVPPALADLMGPRK